GTGGAAGTTGCGCGATATCCGGCGATTTCTTAGAATTTGTTGGTTCGCGTTTGACCCTGTGCTTCGTCGTCCTTCCCCTCGGTGTTACGATTTATGAGGGAATTTTCACGGGTTCGCAATCTCTTCGTAACGAGGTCCTTTCGAATCTTCGGGCCTCCTTGATCTCGAAAAGATTACCAAGTAGTTGTCGTTATCCACAGCCATGATTCAAACGGCTGCGAAGTGTATACCCTTTAATCTCGTCGCGTGTTTTCTTTACTCAGAGAGACTGGCTGTACTTCAGCGTGATTGATATTTTTGAGCGAAGAATTTACTTACGAGCCGCGCGCTACTTTATGATATTAACATTTGATTGTATAACTTTATTTTACTGTTGCGATAATACGTGAGAGACATGCAGACTTCTCTGCATTTACAGGAAatgtaaaattgcaaaattgcaCAGAGTGCACGTAATATCGAGAAACATGAAGTATACTAAGTATTATACGTAGATAGATAACGCAATTTTTTATCGAggttctattttctttttattatattctcaaagatgagaatttgcataaaaatctgcagacTAACGATAGcgtaataaaataaagatacaCAGCGATGAGAGTAAAAAAAATACAGTAGTTGAAAGAAGCAGACAGAAAGGATTGCGTATCTTTCAAGTTTTATAGGAAGATAAACGACTTCTTATCTTCTAAACCACAGACAAATAGAGTTAACAAGGTGGTCGTACGGTGGACGACGAAAATTCCTTGGCAGCAATATCTTAACGTTATTAAGAGTAATCACCGACGTTGCAGAACTTTCCGCAGACGCGAGGAGACTTTTTCACGGACAATGGGAACAATGCGGAACAATTTCGCGGCGGTCTTTGTGCTCCACATCCTGATGCACTCGACGAGTCAATCCCTTTCGCTACGCGGCACAAACGGAAATTCCCCCAAGAAAAACAGTCTGCCCAGCTCTTTAACCCTCGAGCCACGATCCACATCATCCACAATCTACGAATGCCTGTTCGTCGATCCCGATCTACCAGCTTGCGATGTCAAATGGTGAGTTATTTCGATAtgagaatttttatattaatttttgaaTGGAATATAAGGATTTTGACACTGATAGATGGAATAGTATTAAACCATTAGCTGGGGTGGTCTCGCTGGAGGATCATAAAGTGGTGTTTGTATAAATTTCGAAGCATCGATCATGATTCTATCCAAATGGGAATTTTCTCcttaaacaaagaaaataaaaggaggaaataaataaagaatattagATAAAAAGTTCAGAAAAATGCACATATGCATATACATGTATTTAAAAgagattaattaaaataatattgagaAAAAGGTATCGTGAGAAAATAAATCTCAAAATATCAAATCACTGTCATAAACGGTAAATATTAATATGCAAGAAGTAATCTGATCTTCAGTATCATATTGGAGGCCTGCTTGTATTGTTATCAAGTATTTCAAAATTGTAAAACCTTTTCCTATTGTTAATCGTTCATTCTTAACTTTGATAACTTAAAATATAgcgatattaaaaattactcTTCATTTTTTAGGATGCTGAACTCGACTGAGGATCCGACGAGTAGTCGAAATTCTTTCAACAAAGATACAACGCAACGCTCGAGAAGAAACGCCGATATTCCATCCACGATGGACGTCGTAGTTTATACTATCGAGGGCTGTTTACCACCTAGGTAAAATTTTTTACTACTTTCCTACTTCCACTCTTTTATCGATAAGATATTCAGCAACAGaaggaaataatatttttattccgCCCTTTTGGACTTTAATCTCGTCTACTACTatcgaattaaaaaaaattgccCGTTACATGTCATTGAATCGCTTATACTATTcatttatttaacaatatttattgAAATCTAACTCAAAAATGTCGATGAATTTCAATTTCTagttttttatctttttcattGAATTGAACAGAAGCGTGCGCATTTCACGCACTCCTACACCACGCATCGttatttgtttaataatattaatggaATCTGTACTTTAGTTTTTGTATCTTTATAAAATCAGGAAAGATTGTGTGCATTTCGTGCatcgtatatattatatacaatataatattataaatttattatataatttaatagtatTATAAAACGTAAGTGACTCAAGGATGCACGAGGTGCATAAATAATTCTTTTCAATGCTATAGAGATACaacaattaaaatttaaaaattaaatttacaaCAATTAAAATTCAGATTCCATTAACTTTGTCATGTTAGAATTCCATCaatatcgttaaatatataataatataggtatcgcatatatataatactatgtTACATGTTATTATTCATCTAACAGTGTTGACGGAATTAATATGTtagaattacattataatgaCGTAATTATCGAATCGTTAAACAGGATACCCTTTTCAATGCCTTCCTGCGAGGGAATTTCCCTGGACAGAATCGTAGATGTACAGAAATTCCGTCCCTTCACAGTCAAAGGAGTGACAAAGCCACCGTTCGTGTTTCCGAAATTCAATTATTCTCGATGGCTGAGCATGATGACGCGGTTGCGGAATCATGTTTCGTCTAAAACACGAAACGTAAGTAATCAGGCGTGGCTATTCGTGAAGTAATAttcttccctatttcgtaacACAAGTTTACcacgataccactatgtttctcAGCAGaattttaaatgaatttttCCTTGCAAGCTTCTCTCaaaagattttgaaattttctttaACTTTTTCTCATTTGCAAAATCTTGATATTTCCTTCGTCGTTTTCCTTCAGTTTCCTAGAAAAAATTCCGTTTACTTTTCCCTTATTCCACAAATGTTAATTATATTCTCTGATTTTCTTTGATTTTATTACCTACAATACTTGCTTCTCTTCTCACGTTAATCGTGAAATTTATCATTTTCAGGAAAAACGCGTTTTCAAAGAAGCTTTCTTGGAATCGATTCAGGATCGTATGGAAGGGCTGATGACCGCGGCCACAACGAAGGCAACGACACCAATCGCAATTGCGGCCAATATAAGCCATACAAACGGGTCATCACCGAACACGTTCATTCCCAGCAATGTCAATTCCACCGAATCGGTCGTTCAGCCACGAAGAACACTCGAGAACACGTCACAAACGTTGTCTTTTGCAGGTGTAGAAAATCCTCCAATCCTGCAATTCCATGACAAAATAAACTCAATGAAATTATTGTCTAAAGAATTCCACGATCGTTCGAAGGTCAATGCTGCTGATCAAAGACTACATGCAATTCCGGAAACTCCAGCTATTCCGGCAATTCCGAACGATAAGTTAGTATACGAACGCGAGACGATGGAGGAACCTGCGAATGAAATTTTGAATTATGACAATTCCAAGAAATTCCAGAAATTGATCTCTGACGCGCGGACGACCAGAGATAATAGTGGAATTGTTCACGATTTTTCAATCGCGAAGAAGATTTTCGGAGCATtcagaagaaagagagagataacGATATCAGCTTCGGCGCAGGGAATTACCGACGGAACAGAAACTCGTGGAATTACTGGTCAAAAGATCGTACAAAAATTAAGGCATAATGGAGAAAATTTGCGTTCAATGACGAACCAGTTTGCTATTTCTAAAAGCCAAAAGAGGCAGTTTAAAAGCTTAAATATTATCGACGACGGAATTGATACTAGCGAAGACGTTTCGAATATAGCAATTCCAAGTTACAGCAAAGAATCTAACGTTGCATCTGTAAATAACGATTTTTATGGTAAGACCGATAGCTCGAAATCGACATGGCAGAAAACCGTGTCGCCAGAAACAGCGTCGAGAATGAAGTACCGAAATCGCATGGAATTGTCCTCGTTTAGAAGACAGTAGTACGTATAAGAACACATTTCGATCGAAAGACTAGGTTAAAATGATACATTGAGGGAAGAACGTAGAGGTAAGAAGAGATTATAATAATTCCAAGTAGACTAAGGAACTGTGCACGATCAAACTGTCAACTGGGAACTTATTTTTTCGAACAATATTAACGTTATCAATCGGCAATAATGTTCTCTGGTTCTTCGATAAAGGATTAAGAAATTACGAATGATCATGGAATCGCAAAACGAAACGACTTTGAACGATATCGAGTTGAATTCGCCAGAATTCCGACAAAAATTtcctttactttttattttcgtAAACGTTAAGGTTTTTTGCTTTAAGAAGACGAGAAATGAGACTTCGATGCACCTGCAGTTTCTACCATAAATTCTATAAGTGTAACGATTAAAATTGTAGAGATTCAGCTTTACATTTCGTTATTCTATCGAAACCTCGAATGGTCGCGTGGTGATTAACGCTTTGCCAATTGGGATTTTTACGGTAAATAATCTGTAAATTAATCGCCTAACATGgtttttataagaaatttatgCGGAAAACCAATATTGGAATATTCTTACCTTATATATCAAACTTTCACAGGAACAATACGGTATACACAATATAATACAAATACGACGTATTAAAACCAGAAATAATGCCTTCGGTAGTAGCAATTATAGTAGGTCCAATAACATAGTGAAGTTTTAAAATTGCGttaatatgatataacatatTCTGCTAACgtgataaaatatttcgattatCCACACGacattttaaacaattttacgCGAAATAGGAAACCGCTATCGATCGTTGCAGAATTAGTCACCAGTAacataatttttaatacatACAATTTACAACCGCAGCATATCGTTGAACGTACTTATACTTCGCTGTACGATTAGCAAAGCGTTGAATGTTACAAATAACGACGCGATATCAAGAGGAAAAATGACAAAATAAATCGTAGATCGTAAAAATCGCCCAAGTCACCTCCTCGAGAAAGCTTCACCGTGACGGAAGCAATAGGGTAAATATTCGCCAGAGGAATCCGTTGTCCTCGATCCTGCTTGAAATTTGGAACGAAATTTGTCAACGAAGACGAGCTGACCGATTGAAAAGCGGTAGGGTTAAAGCCAGACTCGTGGATACCGACgttcttttatcttttttcttctccttctcacaattttcctctttcctctcctttcttcttctcttcgtcCATTCTCCAATCCTGTCTATGCATGGAAAAACGTCTCAACTCGATCCCTTGTTCCGATAAATCGCGCCAGTTTCCACCGCGGAAGGCATGTGAATATATTTCCTCTCCCTCGAATTTTATCTCGAATCCCGCGAATACGAATGGTAATTACTAGGCTGCGAATTTTTACGTATGTGtaggaaatttcgaaatataaaattgaacaGAATCCGCGTTatgtgcaaaaatatacaaaataaacaaaaaacaCATAtggataaaaaatatataaatattcgaaatgGTATAATACTTGGTACGATGTTGATAGCGACTATAAAAGTATTTATTAGACCAGTTTTATACGTACTAGTTGATTAGATCCAAATGTAACAAATTCCATATCATTTAATAGTACATTCGtataattacgaaaatttggTAATATGCAAATGAAGCGTAAAACCTATAGAAAAAAATGCCTCGTCGGAAAATAAGCTAGTGTAGATATAATTTTTGCAAGCATTGTAGTGCATGAACCAAATTTCTACATTGGTTAGTTTAGTcacgttcataaaaatataaattttcataagaATTTGCATTCTTCGATAGCAATTACCTTCGATCGCGTCCTTTCATCGATCGTGATCGGTCGGTGTCCATATTGTGCATTTACTAGTGTCATTCATAAATCTCGACTCGAATTAGGTACACGTATCTCGTCTTCGTTGATCTCAGGAGACAAAGAAACGGACAAAGAAGCGGACGTGGAACGTAGGTTAGATTACGCGCGATGACTTCGTTAATCGAAGTTCTGAGCTCGAGAGTTTTTAAGCTTCATTTTGACGTTAAGAGCAGTAGGATGACATTTATGTGAACATGTTGGACAAATCTAGAATTTCTCCTTCAGATAGATGGATATAATTGGTAAAAGAAATTgatggaaatctaaaagttcgTTCGAATAAATGGAGTTCTACTGTATGATAttaatagtacatatataatGTGATACGTAAACTAAGATGACAAAGTGATAATGCATAGAGGGATAATTGCTAAGCGACTGTCTATCGATTAGGAGTAAGTATAGCGTAATTTTTAACTTAACGCACGCGCGATGCGCACGAGGTACGCAAGTTTCGACATTGCGATTTTATTTACTGCTGTATGTAACGTAAGGCGGCTTGAATAAAGAGTACTACAGAATAAATGACGTTTGACTTTTGTTTAATATTCTTGAGTTCATACGTTTGAAAGTTGGTTAATCGATGTGTTTAATATACAACGGAAGCTATTTATCAAGCAGCATTTTATGAAAGTTCCGAATAAATAATCCCTTTCCAATCTCATTGAATATAACGTGGAATATAACGTCAACTATTAAAAAAGCTATGAACTTGTTTTGGTAACTTAGTGACAGAGGTAGAAAATGCAACTCAAGAATTAGAAATATCGtttctatataataaaaaatataattaatactgGGAAAATCAAGGTCAAAAAATTGGGATGGAACGCGTgtatttcttaaatttttattCTCTGAATTCTGTCCAGAAAATCAAGAGTTACATGTTAACACTTTCCGGTCGTGAGAGTTTCGAGTTTCATGATTATGCCTCTGGTCGGAATTATTTTCGCACAGCGGGCGACGCACGCTCcgttaattattatttctattacaGCTCCTCTTACTATACCAGTTTTATGGTCGTAATGATGAAGGTGTATTGTTGAGCTATACCAGAAGTTCGACCGGCAAGAGTTAAGTATAAAGGAATAAAATTGTAAAGCCTAAAACACTTGTACAATAAATTGAAgatctatttttttaaattgtttgatcttcgtattattttatatacgcTTACTCTTTACTTTTCTCTCGTCGCAATTTCAACTTCGACCTGTTCATCAGGATTTGCGGCATCCTGAGTCTCcttaacgttatccgtcacctTCAACCAATCTAAAGGCATCGCTTCCTGAACTGGTGGTTTGCCTTTTCCTAAATTGAATTTATCGACACCCTGAACATGATCCAGGGAAATCTCTTGCTTCTTCGGTGCCTCGTCCACTTCACCCTTCTTCCACGATTTTCCACTCTCAAGCTCCGCAAACTGATTACTATTTTCTTTCTGCGATGGATCTTCAAATACACGAGAAGGCGGAAGATTATTAAGAACCACAGGTTTATGAACAACATTCGGAACAACAGATTTGTCGTCTTTTAAAATCACAATATGTTGCAAAATAGGGGCACGAGTGGTGCTAGGATGATCCAAAGTAAAACTCGTTGATGTTTGAACGAAATCAGGATTCTTGATGACGATTTCCGGCTTCTTCCCTTGCATTTCATCGAATGATTTTATCGAAGGTTTATGAATTATTCTGGGCAGATCTAAGGTAGCATCTTCATTCGGATTAGCCAAGTTGATACTTAGAGAAGGTTTCACATGTTGAGATGATTTTGAAGGTTCGATATTTTCTTCCTGATCGTCACACAACGGTATGCCAATATCAGGAAGACAATTATGAGCGACTAAAGTAGCAGTGACTGGAGTATTGAGAACTTTAGTGATATAAATCTGTTTTGGCTTAGTCACTTTTTCCAAATGTGAAAGGTGCTTCCCTTCCCTGACGTTTCTTTCTTGTTCCTCCGTCAATATAGATGTTCCTCGATTCGATTCCGTTGGCTTCTCTGTGAAGAATTCTTCAGAGCTACGCGAAGGCTGTAGTTGCTCCAGAGGAAATGAAACGAGCATCTCTGGAGACTCGAATTTGCTTGAAACTTCCCGTTCCCGTGACGACACGCTCGACTTTGACTGAACGTCGGTCAATATCGAGTATCCAGCTTTTTCTCCTTTCAATCCTTTGCCGGTGGCACGTTCGTACTCTGACTGGGATTTTCGCAGTCCTTTAAGACACGGCGATACTCCCTTTGCAGGTTCCACGCAAACTGGTTGACGCCATCGAACGATTTCGATCATTTGAACCTCCTCTGTTATCTGCGGTTGATTCCCTTGCCAGAAAAATCGGTTCAAATCCAATGCATGAGCAACGAAAAGTATCGTTACAAGCAGTGTCAATGTGATCATAAACCTCATGGTTCTTTTTGATATCGATGATATGATGATCAGTTTCTTAGATCTTTAAAGATCGAAGGATcttgataaaattaaaaaatcgaaCGCTCTTCTTAGTAAAATTTAAAAGTGAAATAAAAATGTCGAAGTCGATTCTTAGTAAAAAGTAAACACTAAAGACTCCTTTAGTAAAATGCAAGAGATCGGATAATCTTTTGAAAGATCAAAGCATGTTTTtaatgaaaagagaaaaaaaaagatggaTAAGTCTTGGTAAACAAAAAATACAAACAGCTTTACAAATTTCGAGAGTAACAAGTTGCCCACAAGACACTTGATAGTACACTGCTGCCTTTTCAAATAGAAGCCCTATTTATAGGTGGAAAGGCAGTAGTAGGATCTATGTGGAAAACACGAGACAGAATCTTCATTTTCTCGACTAGTAACCAAAGAGACCTTTTCGTCGGGTAGATGGACGATGTTTCAGGCGATTAGCAGGGCCGAATATACCTGAGTCGAAACCGATTCCACTGCACTTAAGAGGAGCCACTAACGTCGCGTTAATTGCCCTTAAAGGTCACATGGGGCCGTGTGTCTGTGTGTTGGACGTTTTCGAAGTGGACGAGTTAATTGCGGGGTTGGAGTATGCTGGCTAATGTGAAGGTGCATTTCTGAAATGCTTCTTTCACGATGGCCGCCTTTACTACGCTTGATTGCATGTAGTTATATATGTTTGTGTTTGAATATACATATCTGTAGAAAATTACTTCGCTcccttaaattaattttaaagggAATATgggtattttaattaattctatgtatttttttctttttaattaagaCGCACGAAGGAGGGTTTAATTTGAAGTATCAACTAATGcattttaattacttttattcGCGCGGAGCGTTGCAGCGCCTGAAGACACGCAACCTTTAAACGTAGTGCGTTGTAATGTTGCATACCACCAGGTGCATCGTGGAATGTGTCTCTTATTAGAAAAACTTTTTAAATAGATGTTGGAAAAGGAGGTTTTGTTCTGTAGTTTGGTATGTATTAGTTGAATTCcatttttttatgaaatattttttatctaaaGAGACTAACATGTGAATACTGTGGCTTAAATTACAttatataaaaagtaattttcTATGATATATACATGTGTTAAATACCAAAAAGTACTGCAataaaattgttagaatttcaACTTTGGTAAATGCATTATAAAAACTACTGCAAATATGAATGTATATATCTTCAGATATATATTAAAAACCTTTTGTTACaaaaacatttatatatatttaactcCTTTTGTTTTCGAGAATATTAATGTCCATGTATATACATCCCTCGTAAAACTATCTATACTTTAATAATATGTATTGAAGTATAACATTCTTTTCAGGTCATAGATCCGAGAAGagcattaaaattaaatttcttatttatacaaaatatgaCTCCAACATATCTAATCACGCTATTAATAGCACCCCTTTGAAACCAATCAACAAATTTCTCAGCGTCTCCACTTACCATTACAAATCGAACCTCCAACAAATATCTCTTCTCTCTATCTCCTTCCAATCCATAATCTAATATATAGTCATTTAAATCCTTCTCTTTCTAACCTAACGAAAGCGTTACGTCATCTTAGACATAGTGTTTAAAAAAGCAGGCCTACGCAACCTAACTTCGAGAGTCACCGAAATACCCGAAAATGCCAAAACGAACATAGGGATGACAACAAACATCTCCtgaaaggagaagaaagaaggaacTCGGCCACACCTGAGCTGGATTCCTGTTGTTGGGCATTAACTTTACTGTGCCCCTTCTACTGAAACGATGCGCGGAGAAGGGGCCAGCATGAGGGACACGTGGAAAGGAAAGGCAGATATGTACTTACCCAAAGATGCAGAGAAGAAACGTGGAGGTGGGCGAGTAGCGATTTCTTCAACAACGACGAGGATGACGACGAttgtgatgcggtataacgggTGATCCTCTTGTTGGTTAACTTAAAAGCAGTATTGACAATGAcactatatattttcatttcataCACATATACATTTCATTCCCGCTCAAAAGTCTTATTTAATAGAACTCTGATACTTGAGATAGATTACAAATTTTGCATTACATTTTGCACAAAATTGTTGATATATTAGTAGCATATCTTTTTTTATCATTTACAATATGAATTATAATCACAATAAGACTCACTTATAATTTTAATCAAGATTTTTGAGCGAAGGTGTATGTACGAACATATATAGTTGCTTTTATACTAagcagcaatcgaatcgatatCGATACTACTAACGATATTTGATTAATTCGATATTAAAGTACACAATAGGGAATATCGATACGTATAGAAATTCTAGATACTCGGTATCAATTATCGATATCGATTCTTCTTGAATCAGTACCAAACTAATATTATATCAAATCAAAATTAGTGTGTTTAAAGCTATGGATATCTTAACGAAGTTTCATTCTGAACAAAACATCTAAAGGCCGAATTACATAGATTTATAAGAATCTATATTTATACAGAATCCATTTATATATTTGATTGCTTTAACATATTGAGTTCGTCAGAAAACGTATTCACTCTGTATCATAACCTTGTCGAAATCGGCTTCTGATCATATGTAGgtagttatacatatatacatatatcaactTGTTATCTCTGCAACTTGTCTTTCGGTTAAGGAACGAGAGGAGCACGGTGTATGTAGCTCTGAGGCTGCGGTTAGAAAGCCTTAAGCCGGGTCCACAGTATCGCGCTACAGCGCGCCACGGCCGCATACCACCTGACCATCTACGCCGAACGATACACACAACCTGTCCGGCATGCACCGTGTCCGCGTACTCACGGTGCCGTACATCTGACCGACTGGTACCAGTACGGTACCAGTTGCCCTGCAGCCAGGCAGCTGCGCGCGCGTACTCGTCTCGTCCAAAGGATCGCGATCGCGTTGTCGATCCTGTGAATATCATTCATACAGTGTCCTATATATATCTCTACATATTTTATGATTAAATtgaggatttttatgcatttataggaaatttgaaactgtaaaattatacagaatgcacataatatgaaAGAATACATAAACAACTCAAAATATAGTGCTTCCTATGATACTTGgtaagtaaaataattttcttttgagGTTCTactattttcattatattcacaaaaatatgaatacgcataaaaatccgcagtttaCTTATAGGAGTAGTAAGTTAAAAGATCGGAAGCTGAAGTGTTGTTTCAAACATACCGAGGAATTCAGTGATTGCTGGCGGGAACTATCTGGTTGGATATTGAGGGTCAGAGGAAAAGGTACGTGCTCGAGGCGTAGTCTGGGAACGTTGGATCGAGTTTGGGCTAGGTTTGGAAGGTTGATCTTGTTCGTGATCGAATTCCGTTTAGATTGAGCGAGTACCGGTGTCAGGTTCAACTGACACTTTATCTCTGGTCTGGCTGAACTTGAATTCACGTCCAGACTGCGGCCAGGCGTAGTTCGGATGCTTCGCGCGGTTCGCTAGGGTTTTCTAGGTTGAATTCCTATCTTATATGATGTTTTTGTTTTAGTCAGGTGAAATCTAAGGTTCGTAGATAGATCTGAATGTTTTTCGGATGTATGATATTTACTGTTATGGCAAATGGTACCTTTTAGGGGTTACATTTTATAGAGTTGAGGTTCTTCTTTTTGGGATCGGTGATATTTATTGTTATGGGAAATGGTAATGCTTGGATTAGGATTGTACAGTTGAATCCTTCTACGATGAATGATATTTATGGTTATGGGAAATGACACTGCTTGGGATAGGTTTGTAGATTTGAATCCTTCTTTAGAATGCTGATGTTTATGATTATCGGTTAGAATAATGATTGGGTTAAGTTTATAGAGTTGAGTCTTTCTGAAgtgtgtagtatattttattatggAGAATAGTATAGTCTATGTGCTTAGTCTATTTAAgttattgttacgttattattactataaatagaaataattattagcattgtaaaatgtatttatgtaaattctgaAGTTCATATTGTATACATATAAGAATCATTCTTCTATTAAAAGGTGTGGTCCACGTGAAGCTGTAAAActtcctttctttctattttaaatATAGTTATTGAATCTCTGGGCGTGTCAAGGTGTTTGAATACAAATACTCTGCATGTAAATTCTAAATGCTGATATATACATAAGACTTGTTATGCTCGCAATCGCGATTCTATTTTTATCTAACCTTTAATTGTACatctatacatataaaattatctatatatctttatactttGTACGTAACAAGTACATTTACAAAATTCATAGTTAGGTTATCTCatttataaattatgtatatattaaatattctcgATAGCAATTTTTCTTACTAAAAACGCACCCATAAGTCGTAAACTCGCTATTGTATACGAATAACCTTCTTACCAGCAACCATCAGTATTTCGAGCAGtctctataaaatatttacagtCTTTTCGCGGAACGGTGATGAGATCACGGTTGGACGCGTTTCGTTGCCGACGAATCACGGTTGCATAACAGACTCATTGCTGAATATTAAAAATCCTGCTCGATGTACTCGATTTATACTATCGACTTCTTGTTTCTCATGATTCGCGTCTATAGTTTACAGAAAATAATATAGCACGATCGTAAAATCAACGACAAGCTAATGTTCATACGTTTCACGCGTCAAaacaagtatatatatatatatatatataatttgagATATTTCTAGCTAGATAAAGATCTAAAGCTTCTTTCAAGGCTATATGATATGAACTCAGAATTGTTTCTTGTTTCTTGTTTCTTCCTATCTCTTTAAAACctatgtgtatatatgtccAAATTTTTAACTCATTAGTCGGATCGTCCTCTAATCAAGAATTTCTAGAATTATGAAATCTTATAGAGACAAATCAATCTCAGTTAGGTTAGGAATTCTTGCAAACGTAAACATgataaatttgaaacaaatatgaaaatagG
This portion of the Bombus affinis isolate iyBomAffi1 chromosome 1, iyBomAffi1.2, whole genome shotgun sequence genome encodes:
- the LOC126916907 gene encoding uncharacterized protein LOC126916907 gives rise to the protein MGTMRNNFAAVFVLHILMHSTSQSLSLRGTNGNSPKKNSLPSSLTLEPRSTSSTIYECLFVDPDLPACDVKWMLNSTEDPTSSRNSFNKDTTQRSRRNADIPSTMDVVVYTIEGCLPPRIPFSMPSCEGISLDRIVDVQKFRPFTVKGVTKPPFVFPKFNYSRWLSMMTRLRNHVSSKTRNEKRVFKEAFLESIQDRMEGLMTAATTKATTPIAIAANISHTNGSSPNTFIPSNVNSTESVVQPRRTLENTSQTLSFAGVENPPILQFHDKINSMKLLSKEFHDRSKVNAADQRLHAIPETPAIPAIPNDKLVYERETMEEPANEILNYDNSKKFQKLISDARTTRDNSGIVHDFSIAKKIFGAFRRKREITISASAQGITDGTETRGITGQKIVQKLRHNGENLRSMTNQFAISKSQKRQFKSLNIIDDGIDTSEDVSNIAIPSYSKESNVASVNNDFYGKTDSSKSTWQKTVSPETASRMKYRNRMELSSFRRQ